ATTAGGTAAAAGAAATAGGAAATATGCACTTGAATGTACTATATACCCTCTCATACATGCTCTACTTTATTCTTTGCTAGATATTCATCTATATAAAGCGAAATCCTTTCAACCATTTCATTGACTGTGCagttttttccaaaaaaatcGACAAATTTTCCATTCGTATCAAGTAGGTAATGGATGATTGAATGATCTATTAAGTAGTTATAGTTCTTATTGATTGTGTTGTTATTACCATTTCCTACATCTTTACTAGTTGACTCTGTTAAATGTTCATTGTAGTAAACACGAAATAACTTGGAAACATCCTTGATAAGTTCCTTAGTACCTGTTAAACCAATTAACTTTTCACTAAATGActtacaataataatttatttgtgcAACTGTGTCCCTATTTGGATCTactgaaataaaaattggagtaattatatttccatatttgttggtaattttttctgttaCTATAGTTTGCTTTTCTAACTCCTGAGGACATATATCAGGACAATAAGTAAAcccaaaataaattaaacaaaatttatttttaaaaaatttatttgttatgaTCTTACCATTTTGATTAATCAAAGTAAAGTTTCCTCCTATTAATGGTTTCCCTATATTTTCTACAGTCGTTTTACCAAT
This genomic interval from Plasmodium brasilianum strain Bolivian I chromosome 1, whole genome shotgun sequence contains the following:
- a CDS encoding protein SCO1 codes for the protein MELFFMKNIINMDKKKLLSTCFGAIGSRNFFFEARGGSYKKKKINFEKRKRYTTNTRGEKEKEENGTNGPNGECGSNRPNGQKRVKAQNIFFTWRCLAVNLALTLPTLIYLYTAQMEKKGKKRGIGKTTVENIGKPLIGGNFTLINQNGKIITNKFFKNKFCLIYFGFTYCPDICPQELEKQTIVTEKITNKYGNIITPIFISVDPNRDTVAQINYYCKSFSEKLIGLTGTKELIKDVSKLFRVYYNEHLTESTSKDVGNGNNNTINKNYNYLIDHSIIHYLLDTNGKFVDFFGKNCTVNEMVERISLYIDEYLAKNKVEHV